Proteins encoded within one genomic window of Bradyrhizobium sp. AZCC 1719:
- a CDS encoding acyl-CoA dehydrogenase family protein, with the protein MKSVDRMQKNGRLMVGSMASDTLRTKRAVDGVLHLVHAAADEIERNRRLPDAVVAALRDTGINRLLIPAALGGMEAPITDAMDVMERIAAVDGSAGWCAAIGGGSNVFAGYVPATGARTVFADPDQGNATMFAPLGRVVNDHGRVTLSGRWPFTSNCLHSAWVGLGALFHDADGAGPVPRIVFVPVADLTIEDTWDVVGLRGTGSHHVAAAEVPVYPDRCTRFADRPWPGGTLWRLPIYTTLLPTLVAVPLGIARGAIDEISRQAREGRTARRGQLADAPISMAELAVADTRLRAARAGLRAAVGEAHMHAERGEPISRQLQARICLAGMHACDTSVEVTSTAHHLGGGAAAYRGSRLLRALSDVQAARQHLLFSHHHLGELGKLVAGLDLAYPPYVM; encoded by the coding sequence ATGAAATCTGTTGATCGCATGCAGAAGAACGGCCGCCTTATGGTGGGCTCGATGGCGAGTGACACGCTTCGAACGAAGCGGGCTGTGGACGGGGTCCTGCATCTAGTCCACGCGGCCGCCGACGAAATCGAACGCAACCGCCGCCTGCCCGACGCGGTCGTCGCCGCCCTGCGCGACACAGGGATCAACCGCCTGCTGATCCCAGCAGCCCTCGGTGGAATGGAGGCGCCGATCACGGACGCGATGGACGTCATGGAGCGCATCGCGGCGGTCGACGGCAGCGCCGGGTGGTGCGCGGCGATTGGCGGGGGGAGCAACGTGTTCGCCGGCTACGTGCCCGCAACGGGCGCACGCACGGTGTTCGCTGACCCGGATCAAGGCAATGCCACGATGTTCGCTCCGCTCGGCCGGGTGGTCAACGACCACGGCCGAGTCACGCTGAGCGGCCGCTGGCCATTCACGAGCAATTGCCTCCACAGCGCATGGGTCGGCCTTGGCGCACTATTCCATGACGCCGATGGAGCCGGTCCCGTGCCGCGCATCGTGTTCGTGCCCGTGGCCGACCTGACGATCGAGGACACCTGGGATGTCGTGGGCCTCCGCGGGACCGGCAGCCACCACGTTGCCGCCGCCGAAGTCCCGGTCTACCCGGATCGGTGCACTCGCTTCGCCGACCGGCCGTGGCCCGGCGGCACGTTATGGCGGCTGCCGATCTACACGACGCTGCTGCCGACCCTTGTCGCCGTCCCGCTCGGCATCGCCCGGGGCGCCATCGACGAGATTTCGCGGCAGGCGCGCGAAGGCCGGACCGCGCGGCGCGGTCAATTGGCCGACGCGCCGATCTCGATGGCCGAACTGGCCGTCGCAGACACAAGACTGCGGGCGGCCCGGGCCGGATTGCGCGCCGCTGTCGGTGAGGCGCACATGCACGCCGAGCGAGGCGAGCCGATCAGCCGGCAGCTCCAGGCTCGCATCTGCCTGGCTGGCATGCACGCCTGCGACACGAGCGTAGAGGTGACATCCACAGCGCACCACCTTGGCGGCGGCGCCGCCGCTTACCGTGGCAGCCGCCTGCTGCGGGCCCTCAGCGACGTGCAGGCCGCGCGCCAGCACCTGCTGTTCTCGCACCATCACTTGGGCGAGCTGGGCAAGCTCGTCGCCGGCCTGGACCTGGCCTATCCTCCCTACGTCATGTGA
- a CDS encoding crotonase/enoyl-CoA hydratase family protein — MPSFSTLSIEPDKNSPRVARLLLNRPERLNAINDETPGEIQQAVKWAQNNDDIHVIVVEGAGKGFCGGYDLTHYAERVRHHPNQQENHPWDPMVDYASMKENTEQFMSLWRCSKPTIAKVHGHAVAGGSDIALSCDMLVMAEDAKIGYMPTRVWGCPTTAMWTFRLGPTRAKQLMFTGDMIDGRRAADWGLANEAVPLAELEEATMRLADRIAGVPKSHLAMHKLVVNQVMLNMGLEQTQSLATIMDGIARHNPEGLWFRRYAQAHGFKAAIEWRDSGRPIPEGDEARELVRKMNNSG; from the coding sequence ATGCCAAGTTTTTCGACGCTATCGATCGAGCCCGACAAGAATTCGCCGCGCGTTGCCAGATTGCTCCTGAACCGTCCCGAGCGCCTCAATGCCATCAACGACGAAACACCCGGCGAGATACAGCAGGCTGTTAAGTGGGCTCAGAACAATGACGATATTCATGTCATTGTAGTCGAGGGTGCCGGCAAAGGATTTTGTGGTGGCTACGACCTCACACACTATGCCGAGCGCGTAAGACATCACCCGAACCAGCAGGAGAATCATCCTTGGGATCCGATGGTCGACTATGCCTCGATGAAGGAAAATACCGAGCAATTCATGAGTCTATGGCGCTGCTCCAAGCCCACGATCGCGAAGGTGCATGGCCATGCTGTCGCTGGCGGCAGCGACATCGCGTTGAGCTGTGACATGCTCGTAATGGCTGAAGATGCCAAGATCGGCTACATGCCGACGCGCGTTTGGGGATGTCCGACGACGGCGATGTGGACGTTCAGACTGGGTCCGACGCGCGCCAAACAATTGATGTTTACCGGCGACATGATCGATGGTCGGCGCGCGGCAGATTGGGGACTGGCGAATGAGGCAGTACCGCTCGCTGAGCTCGAGGAAGCGACGATGCGTCTTGCCGACCGTATTGCCGGCGTTCCAAAAAGCCACCTCGCCATGCACAAGCTGGTCGTGAACCAGGTGATGCTCAACATGGGCCTTGAGCAAACGCAATCCTTGGCCACGATCATGGATGGCATCGCTCGCCATAATCCTGAAGGGCTTTGGTTCCGCCGCTACGCCCAAGCCCATGGATTCAAGGCGGCGATTGAGTGGCGCGACAGCGGCCGACCGATCCCGGAGGGTGACGAAGCGCGCGAGTTGGTGCGCAAGATGAACAATAGCGGCTGA
- a CDS encoding TetR/AcrR family transcriptional regulator, with protein sequence MSAKTQGMLGQHTRKKLLDAAVECLIELGVAGTTTLAVQHRASVSRGTLLHHFPSHAELLAATVTELVERNELAVIASRRSHPIEDPLERAMHALAYAVRQPAYLAELELWAVARTDPHLKQVLVAAERSARRDSQRVHEMLFSEWSGFKGLQEVIALTQHFMRGLAISENLRNSATKRDRLITAWANAARLMLKE encoded by the coding sequence ATGTCTGCGAAAACTCAGGGAATGTTGGGCCAGCATACCCGCAAGAAGTTGCTGGACGCGGCCGTGGAGTGTCTCATCGAGCTTGGGGTGGCCGGAACAACTACTCTTGCTGTTCAACATCGCGCAAGCGTAAGCCGGGGCACACTGCTCCACCATTTTCCCAGCCATGCGGAGCTGCTGGCGGCGACGGTAACCGAACTCGTTGAAAGGAACGAACTAGCTGTCATCGCTTCGCGTCGTTCCCATCCAATCGAAGATCCCCTTGAGCGCGCCATGCACGCATTGGCCTATGCGGTGCGACAGCCGGCGTACCTGGCTGAACTGGAGCTATGGGCCGTTGCGCGAACGGATCCTCATCTAAAGCAGGTTCTCGTGGCCGCCGAGCGGTCGGCGCGTCGGGACAGCCAGCGCGTTCACGAGATGCTATTCAGCGAATGGAGCGGCTTTAAAGGCCTTCAAGAGGTCATCGCCCTAACGCAGCACTTTATGCGCGGCCTTGCGATCTCGGAAAACTTGAGAAATTCGGCAACCAAGCGAGATCGATTGATCACGGCCTGGGCCAACGCTGCGCGTCTCATGCTTAAAGAGTAA
- a CDS encoding zinc-binding dehydrogenase codes for MRVSCLKSNRSSSATGCCVAPVGRLLRIGFASGRVPEIPANIVLVKNLTVIGVFWGFYMAWGKSKADASIRERVGTLFDELFGLCEAGKLRAPVDRSLPLSKFADALRSVEAREVIGKIALIPEQRT; via the coding sequence CTGCGCGTCTCATGCTTAAAGAGTAATAGAAGCAGCTCAGCTACGGGGTGCTGCGTCGCGCCTGTTGGCCGGCTTCTGCGGATCGGATTCGCTTCGGGCCGCGTTCCTGAGATCCCAGCGAACATCGTGCTCGTGAAGAACCTGACCGTGATCGGTGTCTTCTGGGGGTTCTACATGGCGTGGGGAAAGAGCAAGGCCGACGCATCCATACGCGAGCGCGTCGGCACACTGTTCGATGAGTTGTTCGGCCTCTGTGAAGCCGGCAAGCTGCGCGCGCCCGTCGATCGGTCGCTGCCGCTGTCGAAGTTCGCGGATGCGCTCCGTAGCGTCGAGGCCCGCGAAGTCATCGGGAAGATCGCGTTGATACCGGAACAACGAACATGA
- a CDS encoding class I SAM-dependent methyltransferase — MAGDIDREGVEKAYGRWAPVYDLVFGKVFDEGRRSTIAEADKIGGRVLDVGVGTGLSLSEYSRNTKLCGVDISEPMLRRALKRVREFGLTNVEALAVMDAKNLAFPDSFFDAVVAQYVITAVPDPERTLDDFIRVLKPGGELILVNHIGAETGPRRAFELAFAPLARRLGWRPEFPWERLTNWAAKHGGVTLTERRPMPPMGHFSLIRFRKS; from the coding sequence ATGGCTGGGGATATCGACCGCGAGGGGGTCGAAAAAGCTTATGGGCGCTGGGCGCCGGTCTACGATCTGGTTTTCGGCAAGGTGTTCGACGAAGGCCGTCGATCGACCATTGCGGAGGCCGACAAAATCGGTGGACGCGTTCTCGACGTCGGTGTCGGTACTGGGCTGTCGCTGTCGGAATATTCGCGCAACACGAAATTGTGCGGCGTCGACATTTCCGAGCCGATGCTGCGGCGGGCGCTCAAGCGCGTGCGCGAGTTCGGCCTGACCAATGTCGAAGCGCTTGCGGTGATGGACGCCAAGAACCTGGCGTTTCCGGATTCGTTCTTCGATGCGGTGGTGGCGCAATATGTCATCACGGCGGTGCCGGATCCGGAACGCACGCTGGATGATTTCATCCGCGTGCTGAAGCCCGGCGGCGAACTGATTCTGGTCAATCACATCGGCGCCGAAACCGGTCCGCGCCGCGCGTTCGAACTGGCGTTCGCGCCACTGGCGCGGCGGCTGGGCTGGCGGCCGGAATTTCCGTGGGAACGCCTGACCAACTGGGCCGCCAAACATGGCGGCGTCACCTTGACCGAGCGGCGGCCGATGCCGCCGATGGGACATTTTTCGCTGATCCGCTTTCGGAAATCGTGA
- the mnmA gene encoding tRNA 2-thiouridine(34) synthase MnmA, with protein MRNSLDLEGRPQDTRIVVAMSGGVDSSVTAALLKSEGYDVVGITLQLYDHGAATHRKGACCAGRDIHDARNVAERIGIPHYVLDYESRFRESVIDNFADSYALGETPVPCIECNRSIKFRDLLATARELGAQALATGHYVASRRLADGSRALVCAADSDRDQSYFLFATTREQLDYLRFPLGDMTKPQTRELARRFGLEVAEKQDSQDICFVPTGRYTDIIGRLKPGAIEPGDIVDLEGHTIGRHQGIVHFTVGQRKGLGIAAGAPLYVVKLDATSRRVVVGPREALRMDRILLRDVNWIGDGALDRVIGDGIEMFVRVRSTRAPQPAWLRAVDGGYEVELVAGEEGVSPGQACVFYDAPAGQARVLGGGFIKSATARHPVTRGGAQEKAAPLAEVMRT; from the coding sequence ATGCGAAACAGTTTGGATCTCGAAGGCCGTCCGCAGGACACACGGATCGTGGTCGCCATGTCCGGCGGCGTCGATTCCTCGGTGACGGCTGCCTTGCTGAAGTCCGAAGGCTATGACGTGGTCGGGATCACGCTGCAGCTTTACGACCATGGCGCTGCCACCCATCGCAAGGGGGCCTGCTGCGCGGGACGGGACATCCACGACGCCCGCAACGTGGCGGAGCGAATCGGCATTCCGCATTACGTGCTCGACTACGAAAGCCGCTTCCGCGAATCCGTGATCGACAATTTCGCCGACAGCTACGCGCTCGGCGAAACGCCGGTGCCCTGCATCGAGTGCAACCGCTCGATCAAGTTTCGCGATCTCTTGGCGACCGCGCGTGAGCTCGGCGCGCAGGCGCTCGCGACCGGACACTATGTCGCCTCGCGCCGCCTTGCCGACGGATCGCGCGCACTGGTCTGCGCGGCGGATTCCGATCGCGACCAGAGCTATTTCCTGTTCGCGACCACGCGCGAGCAGCTCGATTACTTACGCTTTCCGCTCGGCGACATGACCAAGCCGCAGACGCGCGAGCTGGCGCGGCGCTTCGGCCTCGAAGTCGCCGAAAAGCAGGACAGCCAGGATATCTGCTTCGTGCCGACCGGGCGCTACACCGACATTATCGGCCGCCTCAAGCCCGGCGCGATCGAGCCCGGCGACATCGTCGATCTCGAGGGCCATACAATCGGCCGCCATCAAGGGATCGTTCATTTCACCGTCGGCCAGCGCAAGGGACTGGGCATTGCAGCCGGCGCGCCGCTCTATGTCGTCAAGCTCGATGCCACCAGCCGCCGCGTCGTGGTGGGGCCGCGCGAGGCGTTGCGGATGGATCGCATCCTGCTGCGTGACGTCAACTGGATCGGCGATGGCGCGCTCGACCGCGTCATCGGCGACGGCATCGAGATGTTCGTGCGCGTGCGATCGACGCGCGCGCCGCAGCCGGCCTGGTTGCGCGCGGTCGATGGCGGTTATGAGGTCGAACTCGTTGCCGGCGAAGAGGGCGTATCGCCCGGCCAGGCCTGCGTGTTCTACGATGCGCCTGCGGGACAGGCGCGCGTGCTCGGCGGCGGATTCATCAAGAGCGCGACCGCACGCCATCCGGTGACGAGGGGAGGGGCGCAGGAAAAGGCCGCGCCGCTCGCCGAGGTGATGCGCACTTAA